In one Pseudomonas tensinigenes genomic region, the following are encoded:
- the bufB gene encoding MNIO family bufferin maturase — protein sequence MLTINDHAQPRTQAARTGLPSRAGLGLKTGHFREVLGSQPDIGFFEVHAENYMVAGGPFHHFLGLIREQYPLSLHGVGLSIGAEGPLDKQHLQRLAELIQRYQPQAFSEHLAWSSHGPVFLNDLLPLAYDTPTLNRVCEHIDQVQNTLKRPMLLENPATYLAFQRSTLDEADFIAEVIRRSGCGLLLDVNNVYVSCVNHQRDPLAYLDALPLHTVAEIHLAGFAEDSDSLGDRLLIDDHGAPIDQAVWGLYRQVLQRIGPVATLIERDNQVPAFAVLLAEAQQADALLLDAGART from the coding sequence ATGCTCACGATCAATGACCATGCCCAACCCCGCACTCAGGCAGCCCGCACCGGGCTCCCGTCCCGTGCCGGGCTGGGACTCAAGACCGGGCACTTTCGTGAAGTGCTCGGCTCACAACCGGACATCGGTTTCTTCGAAGTCCACGCCGAAAACTACATGGTGGCCGGCGGTCCGTTTCATCATTTTCTCGGTTTGATCCGCGAGCAGTATCCACTGTCGTTGCACGGTGTCGGCTTGTCCATCGGTGCTGAAGGGCCGCTGGATAAACAACATCTTCAACGCCTTGCCGAGCTGATTCAGCGCTATCAACCGCAAGCCTTTTCCGAACACCTGGCCTGGTCGAGCCATGGCCCGGTGTTCCTCAATGATCTACTGCCGCTGGCTTATGACACGCCGACGTTGAATCGCGTCTGCGAGCATATCGATCAAGTGCAGAACACGCTCAAACGGCCAATGCTGCTGGAGAATCCGGCAACCTATCTGGCGTTTCAACGCTCAACCCTCGATGAGGCAGATTTCATCGCCGAGGTCATCCGCCGCAGCGGCTGTGGCCTGCTGCTGGACGTCAACAATGTCTACGTTTCTTGCGTGAACCATCAGCGTGATCCACTGGCGTATCTCGATGCGCTGCCATTACACACGGTGGCTGAAATTCATCTGGCCGGGTTCGCCGAAGATAGCGACAGCCTTGGCGATCGCTTGCTGATCGACGATCACGGCGCGCCGATCGATCAAGCCGTCTGGGGTTTGTACCGGCAAGTGCTGCAACGCATCGGCCCGGTGGCGACGTTGATCGAGCGCGACAATCAAGTGCCGGCGTTTGCGGTGCTACTGGCGGAAGCTCAGCAAGCTGATGCACTTTTGCTGGATGCTGGAGCACGCACATGA
- a CDS encoding DoxX family protein, with protein MKTLITRAIALLEKIPHSLVAFIARFSIAAVFWKSGQTKIEGLAIDLIDGTFQVGWPRLADSTIPLFKSEYHVPLLSPEIAAHMAAFAEHFFPLLILIGFATRFSALALLGMTLVIQLFVYPDAYPTHGTWAAVLLYLMATGPGKLSIDHLIARHFAN; from the coding sequence ATGAAAACGCTCATCACCCGCGCCATCGCGCTGCTGGAAAAAATCCCCCACAGCCTGGTCGCGTTCATTGCGCGTTTCTCGATTGCCGCAGTGTTCTGGAAATCAGGACAGACCAAGATTGAAGGTTTGGCCATTGACCTGATCGACGGCACCTTTCAAGTCGGCTGGCCACGTCTGGCCGATTCGACCATTCCGTTGTTCAAGAGCGAATACCACGTGCCACTGCTGTCGCCAGAGATTGCCGCGCACATGGCGGCGTTCGCCGAACACTTTTTCCCGCTGCTGATCCTGATTGGCTTCGCTACACGGTTTTCGGCGTTGGCGTTGTTGGGTATGACATTGGTCATTCAACTGTTTGTGTACCCCGATGCCTATCCGACTCACGGCACCTGGGCGGCGGTGTTGCTGTATCTGATGGCAACAGGGCCGGGCAAGTTGTCGATTGATCATCTGATCGCCCGCCACTTCGCCAACTGA
- a CDS encoding DUF2599 domain-containing protein, whose product MWFSSAAAQTVSDPQDTLKRINLNYNTLKDACQEPDTGAARGLYYCSGVTLRMVNDGPFNPWDYSPYAIKIGATSYSWIRKDLSTRILIHPAGFILRTPTDAAALKLPVKEQGFTCIYAFDGGTGPERKWYGCGFFDSREPPRTAQGAMNNRNAALAYGTCAEAGVSTAEQWTQKYTGLMKGPIQYGQCSWNAEKPSDWKAMIRVHESRPNTTNKDPFAFSAQVNEFMLKNATATNDGSENMKYIDAFIYNVNSTQNFATRGDQAPPKPENGLNSARNFQKKLHAQGYSVPILRLDFTKPPEQRFSYVAADQAIEPMMVGGVQPTPVVPAPDYIASANWIKRYDPGTRKDEWSLSVVPTSAGRALPNEQLGVLYDQLFALKGADSNWRDNERSVGSMRQQLGCVLVNYRAKTPWNLEPFRPALSDSETRAAGCNPVPR is encoded by the coding sequence TTGTGGTTCAGTTCGGCGGCTGCCCAGACAGTCTCCGATCCGCAGGACACCCTCAAACGCATCAACCTCAACTACAACACCCTCAAGGACGCCTGCCAGGAACCCGACACGGGTGCTGCACGCGGCCTCTACTATTGCAGCGGTGTGACCTTGCGAATGGTCAACGACGGGCCCTTCAATCCTTGGGATTACAGCCCTTACGCGATCAAGATCGGCGCGACTTCCTACTCGTGGATCCGCAAGGATCTGAGCACGCGAATTCTTATTCACCCGGCCGGTTTCATTCTGCGCACGCCCACCGATGCGGCGGCTCTGAAGCTGCCGGTCAAGGAGCAGGGATTTACCTGCATCTACGCATTCGACGGCGGCACCGGGCCTGAGCGCAAGTGGTATGGCTGCGGCTTTTTCGACAGCCGTGAGCCGCCGCGCACCGCTCAAGGCGCGATGAACAATCGCAATGCCGCGCTGGCCTATGGTACCTGCGCCGAAGCCGGGGTCAGTACCGCCGAGCAGTGGACGCAGAAATACACCGGGTTGATGAAGGGCCCGATCCAATATGGTCAGTGTTCATGGAACGCGGAAAAACCCAGCGACTGGAAAGCGATGATCCGCGTCCACGAGTCACGGCCGAACACCACCAACAAAGACCCTTTTGCCTTCAGTGCCCAGGTCAACGAATTCATGTTGAAGAACGCCACGGCGACCAACGATGGCAGCGAAAACATGAAGTACATCGATGCTTTTATCTACAACGTCAACAGCACACAGAACTTCGCCACGCGCGGTGATCAGGCGCCACCGAAACCGGAAAATGGCCTCAACAGCGCGCGCAACTTTCAGAAGAAACTCCACGCCCAAGGCTACAGCGTGCCGATCCTGCGCCTGGATTTCACCAAGCCGCCCGAGCAGCGCTTCAGTTATGTCGCCGCTGATCAGGCGATCGAGCCGATGATGGTAGGCGGCGTACAACCGACGCCCGTTGTGCCTGCGCCCGACTACATCGCCTCGGCCAATTGGATCAAGCGTTACGACCCGGGTACACGCAAGGATGAGTGGAGCTTGAGTGTGGTGCCCACATCGGCAGGGCGTGCCTTGCCCAACGAGCAACTCGGGGTTTTGTACGACCAGTTGTTCGCCCTCAAAGGGGCCGATAGCAATTGGCGCGATAACGAAAGATCCGTTGGCAGCATGCGTCAGCAATTGGGCTGCGTCCTGGTCAATTACCGCGCCAAGACGCCGTGGAATCTCGAGCCGTTTCGCCCGGCGTTGTCGGACAGCGAGACTCGGGCAGCGGGGTGCAATCCGGTCCCGCGTTGA
- a CDS encoding BufA1 family periplasmic bufferin-type metallophore — MTATTRTLSATALVLALGSALSMAAVSTVHAADADMEKCFGVAMKGHNDCAAGAGTTCAGTAKMDYQANAWKLVPKGTCATTESKTSPTGFGQMQAFKAKS; from the coding sequence ATGACTGCTACCACCCGCACCCTGTCCGCTACTGCCCTGGTTCTGGCCCTTGGTTCTGCCCTGAGCATGGCTGCTGTATCGACCGTCCATGCCGCAGACGCCGACATGGAAAAATGCTTCGGCGTGGCCATGAAAGGTCACAACGATTGCGCCGCAGGTGCAGGCACTACCTGTGCCGGCACGGCGAAAATGGACTACCAGGCCAACGCCTGGAAACTCGTTCCAAAGGGCACCTGCGCTACCACTGAGAGCAAGACTTCGCCGACCGGTTTCGGTCAGATGCAAGCCTTCAAAGCCAAGTCCTGA
- a CDS encoding HvfC/BufC N-terminal domain-containing protein produces MSAQRDFAAALLDTRLPCPEGLCSANGADPASRFAVYRNNVQGSLINALSDSYPVVAQLVGDEFFRAMAAVFVQQQPPQSPLMNRYGEAFAAFIQTFEPASSVPYLADVARLEHLRTLAYHAADALPVRAEQITAALADVQTLSELRLDLHPSLHLLDSAYAVVAIWGAHQHDLTLEGIDVNQRQHALVLRNDLDVEVFALDPGASTFIRNLIDGQPLLAAAENSPEFDLAQTLGLLIARNAITHLNSKELP; encoded by the coding sequence ATGAGCGCGCAACGCGATTTCGCTGCCGCGCTCCTCGACACACGGTTACCCTGCCCCGAAGGTCTGTGCAGCGCCAACGGTGCCGATCCGGCAAGCCGCTTTGCGGTGTATCGCAATAACGTACAGGGTTCGCTGATCAATGCGTTGAGCGACAGTTACCCGGTGGTTGCGCAATTGGTCGGCGATGAATTCTTTCGCGCCATGGCGGCCGTTTTCGTCCAACAGCAGCCGCCGCAGAGTCCGTTGATGAATCGCTATGGCGAAGCGTTCGCCGCCTTTATCCAGACATTCGAACCCGCCTCGAGCGTGCCCTATCTGGCCGATGTCGCGCGCCTTGAGCACCTGCGCACCCTCGCCTACCACGCGGCCGACGCCCTGCCCGTGCGCGCGGAACAGATCACGGCAGCACTGGCTGATGTGCAAACGCTGAGTGAGCTGCGCCTCGACCTTCATCCCTCCCTTCACCTGCTCGACTCAGCCTATGCCGTAGTCGCGATCTGGGGCGCACATCAACACGACTTGACGCTGGAGGGGATCGACGTCAACCAAAGGCAACACGCGCTGGTGTTGCGCAATGACCTGGACGTCGAAGTGTTTGCCCTCGACCCCGGCGCCAGCACGTTTATCCGCAACCTGATCGATGGACAGCCCCTCTTGGCAGCGGCTGAAAACAGCCCTGAATTCGACCTTGCGCAAACCCTCGGCTTACTGATCGCGCGCAACGCCATTACCCACTTGAATAGCAAGGAACTGCCATGA
- a CDS encoding ABC transporter ATP-binding protein, which translates to MLQFENVSTFYGKIQALHSVNVEVRQGEIVTLIGANGAGKSTLLMTLCGSPQAHSGSIRYMGEELVGQDSSQIMRKSIAVVPEGRRVFARLTVEENLSMGGFFTDKGDYQEQMDKVLGLFPRLKERFNQRGGTMSGGEQQMLAIGRALMSKPKLLLLDEPSLGLAPIIIQQIFDIIEMLRKDGVTVFLVEQNANQALKIADRAYVLENGRVVMQGTGEALLTDPKVREAYLGG; encoded by the coding sequence ATGCTGCAGTTCGAAAACGTTTCCACCTTCTACGGCAAGATCCAAGCCCTGCACAGCGTCAACGTCGAAGTCCGTCAGGGCGAGATCGTGACCCTGATCGGTGCCAACGGTGCCGGCAAGTCCACGCTGCTGATGACGCTCTGCGGTTCGCCGCAGGCGCACAGCGGCAGCATCCGCTACATGGGTGAGGAACTGGTCGGCCAGGACTCGTCGCAGATCATGCGCAAGAGCATCGCGGTGGTGCCGGAAGGTCGTCGGGTGTTTGCCCGTCTGACCGTTGAAGAAAACCTCTCCATGGGCGGCTTCTTCACCGACAAGGGCGACTATCAGGAGCAAATGGACAAGGTCCTCGGCCTGTTCCCGCGCCTGAAAGAACGCTTCAACCAGCGCGGCGGAACCATGTCCGGCGGCGAACAGCAAATGCTCGCCATCGGCCGTGCGCTGATGAGCAAGCCGAAACTGCTGCTGCTCGACGAGCCGTCGCTGGGCCTGGCACCGATCATCATCCAGCAGATTTTCGACATCATCGAAATGCTGCGCAAGGACGGTGTGACCGTGTTCCTGGTCGAGCAGAACGCCAACCAGGCCTTGAAAATCGCAGATCGGGCGTACGTTCTGGAGAACGGCCGCGTGGTCATGCAAGGCACCGGTGAAGCGCTGCTGACCGACCCGAAAGTGCGCGAGGCGTATCTCGGCGGTTGA
- a CDS encoding DUF2599 domain-containing protein translates to MKKCLNRITPFLMLPLLVQATWASAESCDETLKKVETLYNKTVDSCGQDPASDCSGLLVRGTHRADPAKGQKWDVWNPSPKAVELGTFAASYMRADGISYEDPGMSTQNGYLITPRDLIRDPETPVHVYCAFPNDAWTDYRNDRGCGDNKNTTASEAVCQAMKPPISNPNAWVAHFTQYNNNRQQDQLQCGFNMRNPMSSKERVDAFRNFMGARKVINSREFQTQTELRLGNPKTDELPVLAFFYSDQRGLNDALANQRDYKAKTGKDRNIIKIDFPRTPTAKATFSCVQSAPAPTQFCEKYIESSTWVQRPDPKLGPNTWSLSVVPSACGRAIKDDQTDRMFAELYNKHKDDQQWRQYSINGGSLRRQMVCHLAATYEGKPVRNKPEWNLEPARPYVDQATAVAQHCNPY, encoded by the coding sequence ATGAAAAAATGTTTGAACAGGATCACGCCATTTTTGATGTTGCCACTGCTGGTTCAGGCGACCTGGGCCAGTGCCGAGTCATGCGACGAGACGCTGAAAAAGGTTGAAACGTTGTACAACAAGACCGTCGACAGTTGCGGGCAGGACCCCGCGTCAGACTGTTCCGGGCTACTGGTGCGCGGCACGCATCGGGCGGACCCGGCGAAGGGGCAAAAATGGGATGTGTGGAATCCCAGCCCGAAAGCTGTGGAGCTGGGAACGTTTGCCGCCTCGTATATGCGCGCCGATGGCATCAGCTATGAAGACCCCGGCATGAGCACGCAGAATGGCTACCTCATTACGCCAAGGGATCTGATTCGCGACCCCGAGACGCCGGTACACGTGTACTGCGCCTTTCCCAATGACGCCTGGACCGACTATCGCAATGACCGGGGGTGCGGCGACAACAAAAACACCACGGCTTCAGAAGCGGTTTGCCAAGCCATGAAACCGCCGATCAGCAATCCGAATGCCTGGGTCGCGCACTTCACCCAGTACAACAACAATCGGCAACAGGACCAGTTGCAGTGCGGCTTCAATATGCGCAATCCGATGAGCAGCAAGGAGCGGGTCGACGCCTTTCGCAACTTCATGGGCGCGCGCAAAGTCATCAACAGTCGCGAGTTTCAAACCCAGACCGAACTGCGTCTAGGCAACCCGAAGACCGACGAGCTGCCAGTTCTGGCTTTTTTCTACAGCGATCAGCGCGGCTTGAACGACGCCTTGGCCAATCAGCGCGACTACAAGGCCAAGACCGGCAAGGACCGCAACATCATCAAGATCGATTTCCCGCGAACCCCGACCGCCAAGGCCACGTTCTCGTGCGTGCAAAGCGCACCGGCGCCAACGCAGTTCTGTGAGAAGTACATCGAGTCGAGCACCTGGGTACAACGGCCCGATCCGAAACTGGGGCCGAATACCTGGTCGCTCTCGGTGGTGCCGAGTGCATGCGGCCGCGCGATCAAGGACGACCAGACCGACCGGATGTTTGCCGAGTTGTACAACAAGCACAAAGACGATCAGCAGTGGCGGCAGTACAGCATCAATGGTGGGTCGTTGCGTCGGCAGATGGTCTGCCATCTGGCGGCGACCTACGAGGGAAAACCTGTCAGGAACAAGCCTGAGTGGAACCTTGAGCCGGCACGGCCTTATGTCGATCAGGCTACAGCGGTAGCCCAACACTGCAATCCGTACTAA